A window of Lentibacillus sp. Marseille-P4043 contains these coding sequences:
- the tadA gene encoding tRNA adenosine(34) deaminase TadA, whose protein sequence is MNDEKYMRDAIDQAVNAGKAGEVPIGAVIVYNGKVIATGFNVRETSQQTLSHAELIAIEEANKKIGSWRLEDCTLYVTLEPCPMCAGAIIQSRIARVVFGASDPKAGCVGTLMNLLDDDRFNHQAEVTSGVLEKECGQILTDFFRKLRERKKQKDG, encoded by the coding sequence ATGAATGATGAAAAGTATATGCGTGACGCGATCGACCAGGCAGTTAATGCGGGTAAAGCTGGGGAGGTGCCGATCGGTGCGGTAATTGTTTATAATGGCAAGGTTATTGCTACTGGATTTAATGTTCGGGAAACATCCCAACAGACGCTATCACATGCGGAATTGATTGCAATTGAAGAGGCAAATAAAAAAATTGGTAGTTGGCGTTTGGAGGATTGTACGCTTTATGTAACACTCGAACCATGTCCAATGTGTGCAGGTGCTATCATCCAGTCGCGGATTGCCCGTGTTGTATTTGGAGCGTCTGATCCGAAAGCGGGCTGTGTCGGAACATTAATGAATTTGTTAGATGATGACCGTTTTAATCATCAAGCAGAAGTCACTTCAGGTGTGTTGGAAAAGGAATGTGGACAGATTTTGACTGACTTTTTCCGTAAGCTTCGTGAAAGGAAAAAGCAAAAGGATGGATAA
- a CDS encoding RrF2 family transcriptional regulator: MNLKKYTDYALRVLIFTSMKSDGELASIKEISETFSISQHHLGKIVHELNKLNLLNTVRGRNGGIQLAKNPEEINVGEVVRELEDNFHLMECFDDATNQCVITPACKLKHVLNEALQAFLHVLDQYTLKDLITNDKYLLRLMNMD; the protein is encoded by the coding sequence ATGAACCTAAAGAAATATACAGATTACGCATTGCGTGTACTTATTTTCACCAGTATGAAGTCTGACGGTGAGTTAGCAAGTATAAAGGAAATATCCGAAACGTTCTCCATATCCCAACATCATTTGGGGAAGATCGTTCATGAACTAAACAAATTGAATCTATTAAATACAGTGAGAGGCCGTAATGGCGGAATTCAATTAGCTAAAAACCCTGAGGAAATAAATGTCGGCGAGGTTGTCCGTGAACTTGAAGATAACTTCCACTTAATGGAGTGCTTTGATGATGCTACAAATCAATGTGTCATTACACCCGCATGTAAATTAAAGCATGTGTTAAATGAAGCGCTCCAAGCTTTCTTGCACGTACTTGATCAATATACACTTAAAGATTTGATAACCAATGATAAATACTTACTCCGGTTGATGAATATGGACTAG
- a CDS encoding type 1 glutamine amidotransferase domain-containing protein gives MGKKIATILTNMFEDVEYTEPAKAFKDAGHEMVTIEKEKGNEVTGKNNRANVTIDEGIDNVNPDDYDALFIPGGFSPDQLRADDRFVAFAKHFMDVKKPVFAICHGPQLLITAKSLEGRAATGYKSIQVDMEYAGANVKDEEVVVCNNQLVTSRQPDDIPAFNREALNLLK, from the coding sequence ATGGGTAAAAAAATAGCAACAATTTTAACAAATATGTTTGAAGACGTAGAATATACAGAGCCGGCAAAGGCATTTAAAGACGCTGGACATGAAATGGTAACGATTGAAAAAGAAAAAGGCAATGAAGTTACAGGGAAAAATAATCGAGCGAACGTAACAATTGACGAAGGAATCGATAATGTAAATCCAGATGATTATGATGCACTATTTATTCCGGGTGGATTTTCACCGGATCAATTACGTGCAGATGATCGATTCGTCGCGTTTGCCAAGCATTTTATGGATGTCAAAAAGCCTGTATTTGCGATTTGCCACGGACCACAGCTTCTCATTACGGCGAAGTCACTGGAGGGACGTGCAGCAACTGGCTATAAATCCATTCAAGTAGATATGGAATATGCAGGTGCAAACGTGAAGGATGAAGAAGTAGTCGTTTGTAACAACCAATTAGTAACAAGCCGCCAGCCAGATGATATTCCAGCGTTTAATCGGGAAGCATTAAATTTATTGAAATAA
- a CDS encoding SMI1/KNR4 family protein: MEQFKKKLETIIDFDVKEINNSWNEDHIKNLEGKYNIKLPQDYSFYLQHYGNDYIKEDFYFIPSEGLSNKIKLTQFEIDSFYGLYNDENNIDDKINFYKDLLPADLIPIADLPGGDLVCIGIKDDIQNKIYIWFHEMDGENIYLVSDSFESFIMNFKRINVERNNLENVKLNISDMLNTFLNNASKKMK; this comes from the coding sequence ATGGAACAATTTAAAAAGAAGTTAGAAACAATAATTGATTTTGATGTAAAAGAGATTAATAATAGTTGGAATGAAGACCATATAAAAAATCTAGAAGGAAAATATAATATAAAGTTACCTCAAGATTATTCATTTTATCTGCAACATTATGGTAATGATTATATCAAAGAAGATTTTTACTTTATTCCTTCAGAAGGTTTATCAAATAAAATTAAGCTAACACAATTTGAAATAGACTCATTTTATGGATTATATAACGATGAAAATAATATTGACGACAAGATAAATTTTTATAAAGATTTATTACCAGCTGATTTAATTCCTATTGCAGATTTACCAGGAGGAGATTTAGTTTGCATTGGAATAAAAGATGACATACAAAATAAAATTTATATTTGGTTTCACGAAATGGATGGAGAAAATATATATTTAGTATCTGACTCCTTCGAAAGTTTTATAATGAACTTTAAAAGAATAAATGTCGAAAGAAATAATTTAGAAAATGTTAAATTAAATATAAGTGATATGTTAAATACATTTCTAAATAATGCATCTAAAAAAATGAAATGA
- a CDS encoding ParA family protein gives MLLFTYSLQKGGVGKTTMCGPSAFLLSEMGYKVLGIDMDSQENLTQLVSGYEDLEPFY, from the coding sequence CTGCTACTGTTTACCTATTCTCTTCAAAAAGGGGGAGTAGGTAAAACAACAATGTGTGGACCTAGCGCATTTCTTCTAAGTGAGATGGGATACAAGGTTTTGGGAATTGACATGGACAGTCAGGAGAACTTGACTCAGTTGGTAAGTGGTTATGAAGATCTTGAGCCATTTTATTAG
- a CDS encoding isochorismatase family cysteine hydrolase gives MNTSLENSAVLFIDLINDFKFERGERLLHHTKEILPHLKKLKSFAKQNKLPVIYINDHYNLWQADFHRIIDYCKNDGSREVIEAMKPDPDDYFFIKPKHSAFFQTPLQSLLTHLNKTHLIMAGIAGDICILFSAKDAYMYEYSLHVPENCMASNEKQGNEYALYLMRSVMDANTRPI, from the coding sequence ATGAATACCTCACTTGAAAATAGTGCTGTTTTATTTATTGATCTTATTAACGATTTTAAATTTGAGCGTGGTGAACGATTACTTCATCACACAAAAGAAATTTTACCACACTTAAAAAAACTAAAATCATTTGCTAAACAAAATAAGCTTCCTGTTATTTATATTAATGATCATTATAACCTGTGGCAAGCAGATTTTCACCGAATCATCGATTACTGTAAAAATGACGGTAGCCGTGAAGTGATTGAAGCAATGAAGCCTGATCCCGATGATTACTTTTTTATAAAACCGAAACACTCGGCCTTTTTCCAAACACCACTACAATCATTGTTGACTCATTTAAACAAGACACACCTAATCATGGCAGGCATTGCTGGTGATATTTGTATATTGTTCTCGGCTAAGGATGCTTACATGTATGAATATTCCTTACATGTCCCTGAAAACTGCATGGCATCCAATGAAAAACAAGGAAATGAATATGCCCTCTATTTAATGCGCTCGGTAATGGATGCAAATACCAGACCAATTTAA
- a CDS encoding SMI1/KNR4 family protein yields the protein MVKVTDSHKKLTLEEIGQFEMKNNVKLTKKYKEFLLQWNGGYPEPSLFWISNEHGVSVLNKFYGIGDLYSNLEDYIDIYEYRLPDGFIPIADDPGGNAICLGTENPYYEKIYFWDHEQESENPDDMTNMHFLADDINEFLNKLYEDNED from the coding sequence ATGGTAAAAGTTACAGATTCACATAAAAAACTTACTTTAGAAGAAATTGGTCAGTTTGAAATGAAGAATAATGTGAAACTAACAAAAAAATACAAAGAATTTCTACTTCAGTGGAATGGTGGTTATCCCGAACCAAGTTTATTCTGGATTTCCAATGAACACGGTGTGAGTGTTTTGAATAAATTTTATGGAATTGGTGACCTCTATAGTAATCTTGAAGACTATATAGATATATATGAATATAGGCTACCAGATGGATTCATCCCAATAGCAGATGACCCGGGCGGAAACGCTATATGCTTGGGCACAGAAAATCCCTATTATGAAAAAATTTATTTTTGGGATCACGAACAAGAATCAGAAAACCCCGATGATATGACAAATATGCATTTTCTAGCGGATGATATTAATGAATTCCTTAATAAGTTGTATGAAGATAATGAGGATTAA
- the acsA gene encoding acetate--CoA ligase, with protein MDMQRIPAQEGNYNLQNYEKTRENFSWDDMKENFSWNKTGKVNIAYEAIDRHAEDPTKKDKTALLYSSPDREEKVTFDELRKRSNQFANVLKKYNVEKGDRVFLFLPRSPEFYATFFGILKTGAIAGPLFEAFMEQAVRDRLQDSEAKMLITTPELLGRVPQDDLPALEKIVLVGDNNETSVKYIDYNSEMKEASTDFDIEWVDLEDGMVIHYTSGSTGKPKGVYHVHNAMIQQYATAEWVLDLKDDDIYWCTADPGWVTGTSYGVFAPWLKGVTNVVRGGRFTPDAWYGTLAEFNVSVWYTAPTALRKLVSAGEEIVKKYDLSSLRHVMSVGEPLNPEVITWGLEAFNLRIHDTWWMTETGAQLIVNIPSLEIRPGSMGKPIPGIEASIVDNEGNELPPNQMGNLAIKQGWPAMMRKIWKRPEKYESYFINGWYVSGDSAYRDEDGYFWFQGRLDDVINTSGERVGPFEVESKLIEHPAVAEAGVIGKPDPERGEIIKAFITLNDGYEDSPELLEEIRQFIKTGLAAHAAPRELEVKDTIPKTRSGKIMRRLLKSWELGLPTGDTSTLEE; from the coding sequence ATGGATATGCAACGTATACCTGCACAAGAAGGTAATTACAACTTACAAAACTATGAAAAGACAAGAGAAAATTTTTCATGGGACGATATGAAAGAAAACTTTAGCTGGAATAAAACAGGGAAAGTAAATATTGCGTATGAAGCAATTGACCGTCATGCAGAAGATCCAACGAAGAAAGATAAAACAGCCTTATTATATTCTTCACCTGACCGAGAAGAAAAAGTGACATTTGACGAGTTACGCAAACGCAGTAATCAATTTGCCAACGTATTAAAGAAATACAATGTTGAAAAAGGAGATAGGGTGTTTTTATTCCTCCCAAGAAGCCCTGAATTTTACGCTACATTCTTTGGAATATTAAAAACGGGAGCTATTGCAGGCCCATTATTTGAAGCATTTATGGAGCAAGCAGTTCGCGATCGCTTACAAGATAGTGAAGCAAAAATGCTCATCACAACACCTGAATTGTTAGGACGTGTACCTCAAGATGATCTTCCAGCACTTGAGAAAATTGTTCTTGTTGGCGATAACAATGAAACGTCCGTTAAATACATCGACTATAATAGTGAAATGAAAGAGGCATCAACTGACTTTGACATCGAGTGGGTTGACCTAGAAGATGGAATGGTAATCCATTATACATCTGGATCTACTGGAAAACCTAAAGGGGTATATCATGTTCATAATGCAATGATTCAGCAATATGCTACTGCTGAATGGGTTCTTGACCTAAAAGATGATGATATCTATTGGTGTACAGCAGATCCAGGTTGGGTAACTGGTACAAGTTATGGTGTTTTTGCACCTTGGTTAAAAGGTGTAACAAATGTAGTCCGTGGTGGTCGTTTCACACCTGATGCATGGTATGGAACTTTGGCTGAATTTAATGTATCAGTTTGGTATACTGCACCAACAGCATTACGGAAACTGGTTAGTGCCGGTGAAGAGATTGTGAAAAAATATGACCTTTCCTCATTGCGTCACGTTATGAGTGTTGGAGAGCCACTAAATCCAGAAGTTATTACATGGGGGTTAGAGGCATTTAATTTACGGATCCATGATACATGGTGGATGACCGAGACTGGTGCGCAACTTATTGTTAATATTCCATCACTGGAAATTCGCCCAGGTTCAATGGGTAAACCAATCCCGGGAATTGAGGCATCTATTGTTGATAACGAAGGGAATGAGCTGCCACCAAACCAAATGGGTAATCTGGCAATTAAGCAAGGATGGCCAGCGATGATGCGGAAGATCTGGAAACGTCCGGAGAAATATGAAAGTTACTTTATAAACGGCTGGTATGTATCCGGGGACAGTGCGTACAGGGATGAAGATGGCTATTTCTGGTTCCAGGGCAGGTTAGATGATGTCATTAATACATCTGGTGAACGTGTTGGTCCGTTTGAAGTAGAAAGCAAGCTAATTGAGCATCCGGCTGTTGCTGAAGCAGGTGTTATCGGTAAGCCAGATCCAGAGCGTGGTGAGATCATTAAAGCATTTATTACATTAAATGATGGTTATGAGGATTCACCAGAACTGCTGGAAGAAATACGTCAATTTATCAAAACAGGCTTAGCAGCACATGCCGCACCTCGTGAGCTTGAGGTGAAGGATACGATTCCAAAAACACGCAGCGGTAAAATCATGCGCCGTTTGCTGAAGTCGTGGGAGCTTGGTCTACCAACAGGTGATACATCGACATTAGAAGAGTAA
- a CDS encoding LysM peptidoglycan-binding domain-containing protein, with product MQVYVIESGDTLYQIANTYGTTTDALIEANELEAPNNLVVGQALVIPIIGQFYFVQSGDSLASIAQKFSISVQQLAQINNFPIGNELPVGLRLYIPPQPKREITANAYIEPYGETVSQPLINAATNNTPFLTYLAPFSYTINNDGTLNPPPLDNFKQIAANNNTALMLVVSNLQGGQFSTELGRRILTNQTVQDKLLDTIVTTANAGGYHDVHFDLEFLPPENREDYNSFLRKARDRLHANGLLLSTALAPKTSATQQGTLYEAHDYAAHGEIDDMVVLMTYEWGYSYGPPLAVSPINEVRKVVNFAVSVMPADKILLGQNLYGYDWTLPYEQGGEPAKAVSPQQAITTASEQNVAIEYDQQAQAPFYHYTEAQGNRHEVWFEDARSIQAKFDLIKELNLRGISYWKLGLSFPQNWLLLRDNFTIRKNIGSS from the coding sequence TTGCAAGTTTATGTAATTGAATCAGGGGATACGCTTTATCAAATTGCAAATACATACGGGACAACAACTGATGCACTTATTGAGGCCAATGAACTCGAAGCGCCAAATAACCTTGTAGTTGGGCAAGCACTGGTTATTCCGATAATTGGGCAATTTTATTTTGTACAATCTGGTGACAGTTTAGCTTCCATTGCCCAAAAGTTTAGTATCTCTGTTCAACAGCTGGCCCAGATCAATAATTTTCCAATTGGAAATGAGCTACCAGTAGGATTGCGGTTATATATCCCTCCACAACCAAAAAGGGAAATCACGGCAAATGCCTATATTGAACCTTACGGGGAAACTGTCTCCCAACCACTAATAAATGCTGCAACAAACAATACTCCATTTCTCACCTATCTGGCTCCATTCAGTTACACGATTAATAATGATGGTACATTAAACCCACCACCATTGGATAACTTCAAACAAATAGCTGCAAACAATAACACAGCCTTAATGCTTGTTGTCTCAAATCTCCAAGGAGGCCAATTTAGCACTGAATTAGGTAGAAGGATCCTAACCAACCAAACCGTTCAAGACAAATTATTGGATACTATTGTTACAACTGCAAATGCTGGTGGCTACCATGATGTTCACTTTGATCTAGAGTTTTTGCCACCAGAGAACAGAGAAGACTATAATTCTTTTTTACGAAAAGCAAGGGATCGACTACATGCCAATGGGTTATTACTGTCAACTGCCTTAGCACCAAAAACAAGCGCAACACAACAGGGGACACTGTATGAGGCACATGATTATGCGGCCCATGGTGAAATTGACGATATGGTTGTATTAATGACATACGAGTGGGGCTATAGTTATGGACCGCCACTGGCAGTATCGCCAATTAATGAAGTGCGTAAAGTAGTCAACTTTGCTGTAAGCGTTATGCCTGCTGATAAAATTTTATTGGGTCAGAATTTATATGGCTATGATTGGACGTTGCCATACGAACAAGGCGGCGAACCAGCAAAGGCAGTTAGTCCGCAGCAGGCAATAACAACTGCGTCTGAGCAAAATGTGGCTATTGAATACGACCAACAAGCACAGGCGCCTTTTTATCACTATACAGAAGCTCAAGGAAATCGCCATGAAGTCTGGTTTGAAGATGCTCGTTCGATTCAAGCAAAGTTTGATTTGATCAAAGAACTCAACCTGCGAGGAATTAGTTATTGGAAACTTGGATTAAGCTTTCCGCAGAATTGGTTATTACTCAGGGATAACTTTACGATAAGGAAAAATATAGGTTCGTCATAA
- a CDS encoding TIGR04104 family putative zinc finger protein — protein MPTCQHCHHEWTYGETIRKTFRIKKRCPNCHHVNYVTAKSQWRMNLSSLLGFLIFPLSIFDVSITGIIFIGVCLFMIIVGTFPFIEQFSKEKEYLT, from the coding sequence ATGCCGACATGTCAACATTGTCATCATGAATGGACATATGGGGAGACGATTAGAAAAACGTTTCGGATTAAAAAACGCTGTCCAAATTGTCATCATGTAAATTATGTTACCGCAAAGTCACAGTGGAGGATGAATCTTTCCTCACTGCTCGGATTTTTGATTTTCCCATTATCCATATTTGATGTTTCGATTACTGGAATTATCTTTATAGGAGTATGCCTATTTATGATAATCGTTGGTACGTTTCCTTTTATTGAGCAATTTAGTAAGGAGAAGGAATATTTGACCTGA
- a CDS encoding T7SS effector LXG polymorphic toxin gives MQSSKQWVHGLVSLPTLDTEEFNSMVQKGKRKAKNDVEQLYDLDHEQTKSLNQVGEDQKLLDQYINEMTRTFASDYSITTFDALTALKLPSLPTILKEVYGEPVTKEEVEASLWTKIKEGTVEFGKGVVNTGKGAAIGVYDVGKDTLVGIGNTVMHPINTAKSMGNMILHPIDTGKYISNAIADSYERDMINGDAESRSHWVTYALGTAATRVFGTKGAGTVTKTGVATTKAGAKKAITVADNATKSVDLSRFLPYAPNYQLAGGARVPYNVVDGNFLKDQLVWQAESLKRVGKGLDNPTTRLPRTNRKWEGEPVNGKWYSDKPEVKNITNGEGVEFINGRPNFSPWSEGDIVFEKGKLTGTPNDFSLVYEQIQQQYNLPSKNSAKKLLKQAGVTPHHKSSTVIELIPTDLHGNIPHIGSASDLRGGY, from the coding sequence ATCCAATCCTCTAAACAATGGGTCCATGGTCTTGTCTCTTTACCCACACTCGACACAGAAGAATTTAACTCCATGGTACAAAAGGGAAAAAGAAAAGCAAAAAATGATGTGGAACAGCTGTATGATCTGGATCACGAACAAACAAAATCTTTAAATCAAGTAGGGGAAGATCAGAAACTACTCGATCAATACATAAATGAGATGACACGTACCTTTGCCTCTGATTATTCCATTACTACATTTGATGCATTGACCGCCCTAAAACTGCCTTCCCTTCCTACTATTTTAAAGGAAGTATATGGAGAGCCTGTCACAAAGGAAGAGGTAGAAGCTAGTTTATGGACCAAGATAAAAGAGGGCACTGTTGAATTCGGAAAAGGGGTAGTCAACACGGGGAAAGGTGCGGCAATTGGTGTTTATGATGTGGGGAAAGACACATTAGTTGGCATCGGAAACACCGTCATGCACCCGATTAACACAGCAAAATCAATGGGAAATATGATTCTTCACCCCATCGATACTGGCAAATATATTAGTAATGCAATAGCAGATTCATACGAACGCGATATGATCAATGGTGATGCCGAGAGCCGCTCACACTGGGTAACGTATGCACTTGGTACCGCAGCCACAAGAGTGTTTGGCACAAAAGGCGCTGGTACGGTAACAAAGACAGGCGTGGCAACAACCAAAGCGGGCGCAAAGAAAGCTATAACAGTTGCCGATAACGCTACTAAAAGTGTAGACTTGTCGCGGTTTTTACCTTATGCACCGAATTATCAGCTGGCTGGAGGAGCTAGGGTTCCTTATAATGTGGTGGATGGGAACTTTTTGAAGGATCAGTTGGTTTGGCAAGCAGAAAGTTTGAAAAGGGTGGGTAAGGGTTTAGATAATCCTACAACAAGATTACCAAGAACAAATAGAAAATGGGAAGGAGAACCTGTTAATGGAAAATGGTATTCTGATAAACCTGAAGTTAAAAATATAACGAATGGTGAAGGTGTAGAATTTATAAATGGTAGACCTAACTTTTCACCTTGGTCAGAGGGTGATATAGTATTTGAGAAAGGAAAATTAACAGGTACACCAAATGATTTTTCATTAGTGTATGAACAAATACAGCAACAATATAATTTGCCATCAAAGAATTCTGCAAAGAAATTATTAAAACAAGCGGGTGTTACACCACACCATAAGTCAAGTACAGTAATAGAATTAATACCAACTGATTTGCATGGAAATATTCCGCATATTGGTTCGGCATCAGATTTACGAGGAGGGTATTAA
- the hmpA gene encoding NO-inducible flavohemoprotein, with the protein MATQVTTGLEKDTRDIVKATVPILQERGDEITKRFYQLMFENHPELKNIFNQTNQRKGDQSKALANTVYAAAANIDHLEEILPQVKQISQKHRSLNIKPEHYPIVGKHLLLAMKDVLGDTANDDVINAWEKAYSVIASVFIDTEKQMYQEMENTVGGWIDYRDFKVVDKVIESDVITSFYLEPADGNPFPAYQPGQYVTVKADIEGESYSHLRQYSLSCAPGEGVYRISVKREDAIGDNPAGIVSNYLHSHLEKGSILPISAPSGDFTLDQNDTRPLVLMSGGVGLTPMMSMLLTTIKYQPEREVYYIHAAQNGKVHAMRETVQSLAEQHNHVHAFTIYDKPSTEDDGNYDKLGYIDHEFLNSVLSTNDSAFYFCGPIGFMKAMYQNLKKLHVADHDIHYEVFGPATAIAE; encoded by the coding sequence TTGGCAACACAAGTAACAACGGGATTAGAGAAAGACACTAGGGATATTGTAAAAGCTACTGTACCAATTTTGCAAGAACGTGGCGATGAAATTACAAAGCGATTTTATCAGCTAATGTTCGAAAATCATCCTGAACTAAAAAATATTTTTAACCAAACCAATCAACGAAAAGGGGATCAATCGAAGGCTCTAGCAAACACGGTATATGCAGCAGCTGCTAATATTGATCACTTGGAGGAAATTTTACCTCAAGTCAAACAAATCTCACAGAAGCATAGAAGTTTAAACATAAAACCAGAACATTACCCAATCGTTGGCAAGCATCTATTATTAGCGATGAAAGATGTGTTGGGGGACACGGCTAATGATGATGTCATCAACGCATGGGAAAAAGCATATTCCGTTATTGCTAGCGTATTTATTGATACGGAAAAACAGATGTATCAAGAGATGGAAAATACTGTTGGTGGTTGGATAGACTATCGTGATTTTAAAGTTGTTGACAAAGTAATAGAAAGTGATGTGATTACCTCGTTCTATTTAGAACCAGCTGATGGTAATCCATTTCCAGCATATCAGCCAGGACAATATGTAACGGTCAAAGCTGATATTGAAGGGGAGTCTTATAGTCATTTACGACAATACAGTTTATCATGTGCGCCTGGTGAAGGTGTTTATCGAATCAGTGTTAAACGGGAAGATGCTATAGGTGATAACCCTGCTGGAATCGTATCAAACTACTTGCATTCTCATCTCGAAAAGGGAAGTATTCTACCAATCAGTGCACCATCTGGAGATTTTACGCTAGACCAAAACGATACTCGACCACTTGTTTTAATGAGCGGCGGTGTTGGCCTGACACCGATGATGAGTATGCTGCTCACTACTATAAAATATCAGCCGGAACGTGAGGTTTACTATATTCATGCCGCACAAAATGGCAAGGTACATGCGATGCGGGAAACAGTTCAAAGCTTAGCAGAACAACATAATCACGTGCATGCTTTCACAATATATGATAAGCCATCAACTGAGGATGATGGTAATTATGATAAATTGGGCTACATTGACCATGAATTTCTAAACTCGGTATTGTCAACAAACGATTCTGCTTTTTATTTCTGTGGACCAATAGGATTCATGAAGGCAATGTATCAAAATCTTAAAAAACTACATGTTGCCGATCATGATATTCATTATGAAGTATTCGGCCCTGCAACAGCTATTGCGGAATAG
- a CDS encoding deoxynucleoside kinase: MNLREKYHIPNDSIITIAGTVGVGKSTMTKALADALHFKTSFEKVDANPYLENFYADFERWSFHLQIYFLAERFKEQKKIFEYGGGFIQDRSIYEDTGIFAKMHYENGTMSKIDYDTYTNLFEAMVMTPYFPHPDLLIYLEGTMDEILERIQDRGREMEKNTPISYWEEMYTRYDNWINNFNACPILRINISDYDLMKKENSIEPILEKVGHFIQQSRKWKSRELIK; this comes from the coding sequence ATGAATTTACGCGAAAAATACCATATTCCAAACGACAGCATTATTACGATTGCTGGTACGGTCGGTGTTGGAAAGTCAACCATGACAAAAGCGCTTGCGGACGCATTACATTTTAAAACTTCCTTTGAAAAGGTCGATGCCAATCCATATTTGGAAAACTTTTATGCTGACTTTGAGCGTTGGAGTTTTCATTTACAAATCTATTTTCTTGCAGAACGTTTTAAGGAGCAAAAAAAGATCTTTGAATATGGTGGCGGATTCATCCAAGACCGCTCTATTTACGAGGATACAGGGATTTTTGCCAAAATGCATTATGAAAATGGCACCATGTCAAAAATCGACTATGACACATATACAAACCTATTTGAAGCAATGGTCATGACACCCTATTTTCCACATCCAGATTTATTGATTTACTTGGAAGGGACAATGGATGAAATTTTGGAACGAATCCAAGACCGTGGTCGCGAAATGGAGAAAAACACACCAATTTCATATTGGGAAGAAATGTATACACGTTATGATAATTGGATTAACAATTTTAACGCCTGTCCCATTTTAAGAATTAATATCTCAGATTATGACTTAATGAAAAAAGAAAATTCAATTGAACCAATACTAGAGAAAGTTGGCCACTTTATTCAACAATCTCGAAAATGGAAATCAAGGGAATTGATCAAGTAA
- a CDS encoding deoxynucleoside kinase, translated as MAEVPFIAIEGPIGIGKTSLAKKLSVHFDFHLLKEIVEENPFLGKFYEDIDEWSFQTEMFFLCNRFKQLEDIEQKYLNQNKAVIADYHISKNMIFAKRTLHQDKFDKYEQIYHILTNDMPVPNMMIYLHASLDTILTRIKQRGRDIEQNIKSSYLAQLSQDYEDYMNEFEVLHPDIPVIRINGDEIDFVKQQDDLNAIIKQVEHYLTNNKVISKQ; from the coding sequence ATGGCAGAGGTTCCGTTTATCGCAATAGAAGGGCCAATTGGAATTGGGAAAACATCACTTGCAAAAAAACTTTCTGTCCATTTTGATTTTCATTTATTAAAAGAAATTGTCGAGGAAAACCCGTTTCTCGGCAAGTTTTATGAAGATATCGATGAGTGGAGCTTTCAAACGGAAATGTTCTTTTTGTGCAATCGATTTAAACAACTAGAAGATATTGAACAGAAATACTTAAACCAAAACAAGGCAGTTATTGCTGACTATCATATTTCTAAAAACATGATTTTTGCCAAACGCACACTACATCAAGACAAATTTGATAAATACGAACAAATTTACCATATTTTAACGAATGATATGCCTGTGCCAAATATGATGATTTACTTACACGCAAGTCTTGATACTATTTTGACACGGATTAAACAGCGTGGAAGAGACATTGAACAAAACATCAAATCCTCTTACCTGGCACAGCTATCCCAGGACTATGAAGATTATATGAATGAATTCGAGGTGCTTCATCCTGATATTCCGGTAATTCGCATCAATGGTGATGAAATTGATTTCGTCAAACAGCAAGATGATTTGAATGCAATTATAAAACAGGTGGAACATTATCTCACTAATAATAAAGTAATATCCAAACAATGA